Below is a genomic region from Polyangiaceae bacterium.
TTTTTGATGTCGATCAAATCATGATACGCGTAGATCGCGCCGATCAGCACTCCATTCGGATCGAAAATCTCGTACGTTCCAGTGTCGAATTGGCCGATCGGATCAAGGGGCACGTCGGCTTCCGAGCATCCCACGATGCCGAGACAGGCGAACGGAATGGTCAATGTACAACGAACGGAAAGCGAGCTTTTCATGAGGACACTCCTCGAAAAATGGGATGATATTGCAGTCCTCATCTCGCGGAAAGGCCAAACGTAGGGCTGTGTGGAAAAGATGCGAGCACCCGAAATCGAAACGTTCGCTCCGGGTGCTCGCCACGTTCATGTATGCCGACCACTGCCCTTCACGGCGTGTTGGCCTTGGAGACGAGAATCGCGCCCCCCGTGGAACCGCTCACTCCCTGAGCGATGAAGTGCGGATTGCAGGTACTGAAATCCGGCTCCTTGATATCGCATTGCCCGGTGAAGCTCAGGTAAACGTCGACAGCCGAATCCTTGTTTTGCTGGACGAAAGATGCGATGTTCCAGGTTACCAAAAGCTTCCTCGTTGGATCGTTCGGCAATGGCCACGTCACCTCCAAATGAACCGGCGTCGCGGCATACGCGAGCTCTTCGGTGTTGATGCTGCCGTAATTCCCCTTGAAATTGGCCTTCACCGTCTCCGTCATATCGGGATTCGGATAGAGAACCCAAGCCTCCATCTCGACGCTCGAATCGGCCGACTGCGCATTGATGAAATGGAAGCGCGTGTGGTCCGTAGCGATGTTCGCGTAATCATCTTGCTTGAAAAGCATCATCGGGTTGCCGCTTCCCAACCCCAGACCTGCCACCGTGTACTGTTTTTCCTCCTCGAGCACGTTGTTGTCGCTCTGGGCAATGATTCCATCCGGGCCCGTCGCGAAAAACCTGTACGTGCCCGCCGCACGATCGAGATACGCCGTGCCTTTGGTAGGATCTAGCGACTCGGCCGCCGGCGGGTTGCCATTTTGATTCTCGCTGTGGAGCTCGGCGGACTGGAAGAAGTCCGGATTCATGAACCGTACTTGTGCCGTTCCTTGTTGCATTCCGCCACCGTCACCACCAGCGCCGGCCATTCCGCTGCTGCTGCTGGTCCCACCACCATCGCCGCCGTTTCCTGCGTTGCCAACGGGATTGGGGTCGACCGTATTGACGGTGCAAGCGAAAAGGCCGAGAGGAAGAACGAAAGAAAGTGCAAGTTGAAGGCTACGCATGGTTTTTCTCCTGAAGTACGATGAGCTGATGTTTTTCTTGGCGTCTCGTTACGCTCGCAGTGGCATTC
It encodes:
- a CDS encoding DUF4397 domain-containing protein, coding for MRSLQLALSFVLPLGLFACTVNTVDPNPVGNAGNGGDGGGTSSSSGMAGAGGDGGGMQQGTAQVRFMNPDFFQSAELHSENQNGNPPAAESLDPTKGTAYLDRAAGTYRFFATGPDGIIAQSDNNVLEEEKQYTVAGLGLGSGNPMMLFKQDDYANIATDHTRFHFINAQSADSSVEMEAWVLYPNPDMTETVKANFKGNYGSINTEELAYAATPVHLEVTWPLPNDPTRKLLVTWNIASFVQQNKDSAVDVYLSFTGQCDIKEPDFSTCNPHFIAQGVSGSTGGAILVSKANTP